Proteins encoded by one window of Pseudomonas sp. PSKL.D1:
- a CDS encoding tyrosine-type recombinase/integrase: MATHLVQKPGESTWYVRMAVPADVRHAFGGRAKLIKTTGTSNRSEAMDRRLPILAQWKADIAAAREHKLVSGDQWRLAQHQAGLDLQTQRTKAITRIYTPVSPDEPTPSFAWFEQLPEIISNLRNEGHDAIASRLTDYAKRYVAALEDGITAGAGIDLHNELLTIMADMEAVCISEEYGLSDAEHQEAKAIIHNPVIYKPVSPITDGRLDKFRAQRVKDSIANKTIDQQESKLRKLSDYLRDQGKPLTSETVAAWLESLNMTSKTKAQYLLAGSTFWQWAIKHDTHWKELHQGQDNPFKEQALPKLSGKAKVAAARKAFTPEQIESLYKVAKTQNNRALCDLIELGSHTGCRIEELAQLRKESVVKVEGVLSFKIEDSKTAAGIREIPVHPSIQTTVERLINDSADGFLLPATSGNKYGIRSDSLSKAFGRMKTAEGFGKQHVFHSVRSMVITLLLRAGVVGPTVANIVGHETGIVTFDIYDEGASPQQKLKALEKLSFNFT; this comes from the coding sequence ATGGCCACACACCTTGTACAGAAACCCGGCGAAAGCACTTGGTACGTCAGAATGGCAGTCCCTGCTGATGTACGTCATGCCTTTGGTGGGCGTGCCAAACTGATCAAGACCACCGGCACCAGCAACCGATCCGAAGCCATGGACCGGCGACTACCTATCCTCGCACAGTGGAAAGCTGACATAGCGGCAGCAAGGGAACATAAGCTCGTCTCAGGCGACCAGTGGAGACTTGCTCAGCATCAAGCAGGTTTGGATTTACAAACCCAACGAACCAAAGCAATCACACGTATTTATACCCCCGTCTCTCCCGACGAGCCTACACCAAGTTTCGCATGGTTCGAACAACTACCAGAAATCATCAGTAACCTTCGCAATGAAGGGCATGACGCTATAGCCAGCAGACTCACAGACTACGCGAAGCGGTACGTTGCTGCACTTGAAGACGGTATCACCGCCGGTGCCGGTATTGACCTGCACAACGAGCTTCTGACAATCATGGCTGACATGGAAGCAGTGTGTATTTCAGAGGAGTACGGCCTGTCTGATGCTGAACACCAAGAAGCAAAGGCTATTATTCACAACCCGGTAATCTACAAGCCCGTCTCCCCCATCACTGACGGACGCCTGGACAAATTCAGGGCACAACGAGTTAAAGATAGTATCGCAAACAAAACGATAGACCAGCAGGAAAGCAAGCTCAGGAAGTTATCAGACTACCTTCGTGACCAAGGTAAACCGTTGACCAGCGAGACAGTTGCCGCGTGGTTAGAATCATTGAACATGACAAGCAAGACCAAAGCTCAATATCTGCTTGCAGGTTCAACATTCTGGCAATGGGCGATCAAACATGACACACACTGGAAAGAACTTCATCAGGGCCAAGACAACCCGTTCAAAGAGCAAGCCCTGCCAAAACTTAGCGGTAAGGCCAAGGTAGCAGCAGCACGCAAAGCATTCACCCCTGAACAGATTGAAAGCCTTTACAAAGTAGCTAAGACACAAAATAACCGGGCATTATGTGACCTGATCGAACTTGGCTCTCACACTGGCTGTCGCATTGAGGAACTTGCCCAGCTTCGCAAGGAGTCAGTTGTTAAAGTTGAAGGTGTTCTGAGCTTTAAGATTGAAGACAGTAAAACAGCGGCTGGCATTAGGGAAATACCAGTACACCCTTCAATCCAAACCACCGTTGAACGACTAATCAATGACAGTGCTGATGGTTTTCTACTCCCAGCCACAAGCGGAAATAAATACGGAATCAGATCAGACTCTCTGAGCAAAGCATTCGGTAGAATGAAGACAGCAGAAGGCTTTGGTAAACAGCATGTATTCCACAGCGTGCGCTCAATGGTAATTACACTACTACTCCGTGCTGGAGTAGTCGGACCTACTGTTGCAAACATTGTTGGACATGAAACTGGCATTGTTACGTTCGACATTTATGACGAGGGCGCCAGCCCCCAGCAGAAATTGAAAGCATTGGAGAAACTATCATTCAATTTCACCTAA
- a CDS encoding recombinase family protein gives MVNVVAYIRVSTSGQGESGLGLESQREYIQRAAQANDWNIVGEYVDVVSGKLALEERPEGKKALAACKEHDAKLLVAKLDRLSRSVLHIAQLMEQVDFKVATMPQANTFQLHLFAALAQQEREFIAQRTKDALAALQRRADAGDEVAVKKVQNRTQALEKGRAVADITAANNVRMEKVTAFQNTVKPHVEACLYNKLGTLQAVADCLNTKGIRTKRGSIWNPTAVRRLILALGLPLPKVA, from the coding sequence ATGGTTAACGTTGTCGCTTACATCCGAGTATCTACCAGTGGTCAAGGTGAATCTGGCCTCGGTTTGGAAAGCCAGCGTGAGTACATCCAACGTGCCGCCCAAGCCAATGATTGGAACATCGTTGGTGAGTATGTTGACGTGGTATCGGGCAAGCTTGCCCTGGAGGAACGTCCAGAAGGTAAGAAGGCACTGGCAGCGTGCAAGGAACACGATGCAAAGCTTCTGGTAGCGAAGCTGGATCGTCTTTCCCGCTCGGTTCTGCACATTGCTCAGCTGATGGAGCAAGTAGATTTCAAAGTGGCGACAATGCCGCAAGCCAACACCTTTCAGCTTCACCTGTTCGCTGCCCTTGCCCAGCAGGAACGTGAGTTCATCGCCCAGCGTACCAAGGATGCTCTGGCTGCTTTGCAACGTCGTGCGGATGCTGGTGATGAAGTGGCGGTGAAGAAAGTCCAGAACCGTACCCAAGCACTCGAAAAGGGTCGTGCTGTTGCCGACATTACAGCCGCAAACAACGTGCGGATGGAGAAGGTTACCGCGTTTCAAAACACTGTGAAGCCACACGTAGAGGCTTGCTTGTACAACAAGCTCGGCACATTGCAAGCGGTAGCTGACTGCCTGAACACCAAAGGTATTCGTACCAAACGCGGTAGCATCTGGAACCCTACCGCTGTACGTCGCCTGATCCTTGCACTTGGTTTGCCACTCCCAAAGGTGGCTTAA
- the purC gene encoding phosphoribosylaminoimidazolesuccinocarboxamide synthase, with the protein MEKREELYRGKAKSVYKTDDADRLILLFRNDTSAFDGKRIEQLDRKGMVNNKFNAFIMQKLEEAGVPTQFDKLLGDNECLVKKLDMIPVECVVRNYAAGSLVKRLGVEEGIKLEPSTFELFLKNDEKGDPFINESHVVAFGWGTAEQLAEMKKLSLKVNEVLNKLFDDAGLLLVDFKLEFGVFHGQIVLGDEFSPDGCRLWDKETRKKMDKDRFRQGLGDVIEAYEEVAKRLGVPL; encoded by the coding sequence ATGGAAAAACGCGAAGAACTCTACCGCGGCAAGGCCAAATCGGTTTACAAGACCGACGACGCCGACCGCTTGATCCTGCTGTTCCGTAACGACACTTCGGCGTTCGACGGCAAGCGCATCGAGCAGCTCGACCGCAAAGGCATGGTGAACAACAAGTTCAACGCCTTCATCATGCAAAAGCTTGAAGAAGCCGGCGTGCCGACCCAGTTCGACAAGCTGCTGGGCGACAACGAGTGCCTGGTGAAGAAGCTGGACATGATCCCGGTCGAGTGCGTGGTGCGTAACTATGCCGCCGGCAGCCTGGTCAAGCGTCTGGGCGTGGAGGAGGGCATCAAGCTGGAACCGTCCACCTTCGAGCTGTTCCTGAAGAACGACGAAAAGGGCGACCCCTTCATCAACGAATCTCACGTTGTCGCGTTCGGCTGGGGCACCGCCGAGCAGCTGGCCGAGATGAAAAAGCTGTCGCTGAAGGTCAACGAAGTGCTGAACAAGTTGTTCGATGACGCCGGCCTGCTTCTGGTCGACTTCAAGCTGGAGTTTGGCGTGTTCCACGGCCAGATCGTGCTGGGCGACGAGTTCAGCCCGGACGGCTGCCGCCTGTGGGACAAAGAAACCCGCAAGAAGATGGACAAGGACCGCTTCCGCCAGGGCCTGGGCGACGTAATCGAAGCCTACGAAGAAGTTGCCAAGCGCCTGGGCGTGCCGCTGTAA
- a CDS encoding MBL fold metallo-hydrolase: MRFAVLGSGSQGNGTLIASGDTFILVDCGFSLRETERRLALLGVSATQLSAVFVTHEHADHVHGVGLLSRRYNVPVYLSQGTLRGLRKPVEVAGFLACGDRLRIGNLEVSAARVEHDAYEPLQYVISDGSRRFGMLTDLGSYDARLLERYQGLDALLIEANHCRDLLARGHYPHFLKLRVGGMQGHLNNHQAANLVHELGWSNLQHLVLAHLSSKNNLPHLARQCFVDTLGCDPDWLQVANQEHGLDWREIA, translated from the coding sequence GTGCGCTTCGCGGTACTCGGAAGCGGCAGCCAAGGGAACGGCACGCTGATCGCCAGTGGTGACACGTTCATTCTGGTCGATTGCGGCTTTTCCCTGCGCGAAACCGAGCGGCGCCTGGCGCTGCTCGGGGTGTCGGCCACACAGCTGAGCGCGGTATTTGTCACCCACGAGCATGCCGACCACGTGCATGGCGTCGGGTTGCTGTCGCGGCGCTACAATGTACCGGTCTACCTCAGCCAAGGCACTTTGCGCGGCCTGCGCAAGCCGGTGGAGGTGGCCGGTTTTCTCGCCTGTGGCGACAGATTGCGTATCGGCAACCTGGAAGTGAGCGCGGCGCGGGTCGAGCATGATGCGTACGAGCCACTGCAGTATGTAATCAGCGACGGTAGCCGGCGTTTCGGCATGCTGACCGACCTGGGGTCGTACGACGCGCGCCTGCTGGAGCGCTACCAGGGCCTGGATGCACTGCTGATCGAAGCCAACCACTGCCGCGACCTTTTGGCGCGCGGGCACTATCCGCACTTCCTCAAGTTGCGGGTAGGTGGTATGCAAGGGCATTTGAACAACCACCAGGCCGCAAACCTGGTGCACGAGTTGGGCTGGAGCAACCTGCAACACCTGGTGCTGGCCCACCTCAGCAGCAAGAACAACCTGCCACACTTGGCCCGCCAGTGCTTCGTCGACACCCTTGGGTGCGACCCGGACTGGCTCCAGGTGGCGAATCAGGAACACGGGCTCGACTGGCGCGAAATCGCCTAG
- the bamC gene encoding outer membrane protein assembly factor BamC produces the protein MKRLAGLSALALIISSTSGCGWLWGEDGYFRDRGSDYLQAHPTAPMQLPPDASNVKRLDPLLPIPRNVADDRATGEFEVPRPQPLSATADVSDYTLQRSGSSRWVLAQHSPAEVWPVARQFFEDNGFRIAEERPQTGEFNTTWQRFDELSASLGQRLASTASSGDSEVRVRVRMEPGVQRNTSEVYIVSVERPAGSTAEPGFPSSSTNTGADALLVDEMLASMNRSAEKGGSVSLLAARDFDAPSRVSLSEDGSGNPVLYLGADLDRAWSSVGRALEQGEWRVEDINRSLGLYYINLSEKPDDKQNQPGFFSRMFGSEPTQEEREARAERYQVRLSKVGESVQVTVEKNINTVAPADVARRVLSVIQDHLG, from the coding sequence ATGAAGCGACTGGCTGGTCTTTCCGCGCTCGCCCTGATCATTTCCAGCACCAGTGGGTGTGGCTGGCTGTGGGGCGAGGATGGCTATTTCCGCGACCGCGGCAGCGATTACCTGCAGGCGCACCCCACCGCGCCGATGCAGCTGCCGCCGGACGCCAGCAACGTCAAGCGCCTTGACCCGCTGCTGCCGATCCCGCGTAACGTTGCCGACGATCGCGCCACGGGCGAGTTCGAGGTGCCGCGCCCGCAACCGCTGTCGGCCACCGCCGACGTCAGCGACTACACCCTGCAGCGCAGCGGCAGCAGCCGTTGGGTGCTGGCCCAGCATTCGCCGGCCGAAGTGTGGCCGGTAGCGCGTCAGTTCTTTGAGGACAACGGCTTCCGCATTGCCGAAGAGCGCCCGCAAACAGGTGAGTTCAACACTACCTGGCAGCGTTTCGACGAACTGTCGGCCTCCCTCGGCCAGCGCCTGGCGAGCACCGCCAGCAGCGGCGACAGCGAAGTGCGCGTGCGAGTGCGCATGGAGCCTGGCGTGCAGCGCAACACCTCCGAGGTGTACATCGTCAGCGTCGAGCGCCCGGCTGGCAGCACCGCCGAGCCTGGCTTCCCGTCCAGCTCCACCAACACCGGCGCCGATGCGCTGCTGGTGGACGAAATGCTCGCCAGCATGAACCGCAGCGCCGAAAAAGGCGGCTCGGTGTCCTTGTTGGCCGCACGCGACTTCGACGCGCCAAGCCGCGTCAGCCTGAGCGAAGACGGCAGCGGCAACCCGGTGCTGTACCTGGGCGCCGACCTGGACCGTGCCTGGTCCAGCGTAGGTCGTGCCCTGGAGCAGGGTGAGTGGCGCGTCGAGGACATCAACCGCAGCCTGGGCCTGTACTACATCAACCTGTCGGAAAAGCCGGACGACAAGCAGAACCAGCCGGGCTTCTTCAGCCGCATGTTCGGCAGCGAACCGACCCAGGAAGAGCGTGAAGCCCGTGCCGAGCGTTATCAGGTACGCCTGAGCAAGGTCGGCGAAAGCGTGCAGGTTACTGTCGAGAAAAACATCAACACCGTGGCCCCGGCCGATGTCGCCCGCCGCGTGCTGAGCGTCATTCAGGACCACCTGGGCTAA
- the dapA gene encoding 4-hydroxy-tetrahydrodipicolinate synthase has protein sequence MIAGSMVALVTPMDAQGRLDWDSLDKLVDFHLENGTHAIVAVGTTGESATLDVEEHILVIKHVVERVKHSKKPIPVIAGTGANSTAEAVHLTQNAKNAGADACLLVVPYYNKPTQEGLYQHFKHIAEAVDIPQILYNVPGRTSCDMQAETVIRLSTVPNIIGIKEATGDLVRAKAILDGVSKDFIVMSGDDPTAVELILMGGKGNISVTANVAPREMADLCEAALEGNAEKARAINEKLMPLHKDLFCEANPIPVKWALVEMGLMKKGIRLPLTWLSEGCHDKVRTALRQSGVLV, from the coding sequence ATGATTGCGGGCAGTATGGTGGCATTGGTCACTCCCATGGATGCACAAGGGCGTCTTGACTGGGACAGCCTCGACAAACTTGTAGACTTCCACCTGGAAAACGGCACCCATGCGATCGTCGCTGTCGGCACCACCGGTGAGTCCGCCACGCTGGATGTCGAAGAACACATCCTGGTCATCAAGCACGTGGTCGAACGCGTCAAGCACAGCAAAAAGCCGATTCCGGTCATCGCTGGCACCGGCGCGAATTCCACCGCCGAAGCCGTGCACCTGACCCAGAACGCCAAGAATGCCGGCGCCGACGCCTGCCTGCTGGTAGTGCCGTACTACAACAAGCCGACGCAAGAAGGCCTGTACCAGCACTTCAAGCACATTGCCGAAGCGGTCGACATCCCGCAGATCCTGTACAACGTACCCGGCCGCACCTCCTGCGACATGCAGGCCGAGACCGTGATCCGCCTGTCGACCGTGCCGAACATCATCGGCATCAAGGAAGCCACCGGCGACCTGGTGCGCGCCAAGGCCATCCTGGACGGCGTCAGCAAGGACTTCATCGTCATGTCCGGCGACGACCCTACTGCTGTCGAGCTGATCCTGATGGGCGGCAAAGGCAACATCTCCGTCACCGCCAACGTCGCCCCGCGCGAAATGGCCGACCTGTGCGAGGCCGCCCTTGAGGGCAATGCCGAGAAGGCCCGCGCAATCAACGAAAAACTCATGCCACTGCACAAAGACCTGTTCTGCGAAGCCAACCCGATCCCGGTGAAGTGGGCGCTCGTCGAAATGGGCCTTATGAAGAAAGGCATCCGCCTGCCGCTGACCTGGCTCAGCGAAGGTTGCCACGACAAAGTCCGTACTGCCTTGCGCCAGTCCGGCGTACTGGTTTAA
- a CDS encoding glycine cleavage system protein R, with translation MSTATVREQFLVISALGPNPMELANVLSRAAFENRCAVITSRLSRHGETSALVLQVGGSWDALARLEAMLPGLAKKHGLTLDVVRSADQEVRPQALPYVAYVSAAYRPDIINELCQFFLDHRVELEAMTCDTYLAPQTGSSMLNAQFTVILPAGTQISWLRDQFLDFADALNLDALIEPWRPQNPV, from the coding sequence ATGTCCACCGCCACCGTCCGCGAACAATTCCTTGTCATCAGTGCTCTGGGCCCCAACCCCATGGAGCTGGCCAACGTCCTCAGCCGTGCCGCTTTCGAAAACCGCTGCGCGGTGATCACCTCGCGCCTGAGCCGCCATGGCGAGACCAGCGCCCTGGTATTGCAGGTGGGTGGCAGCTGGGACGCGCTGGCGCGCCTCGAAGCCATGCTGCCGGGCCTGGCCAAAAAGCACGGCCTGACCCTTGATGTGGTACGCAGCGCCGACCAGGAAGTACGCCCGCAGGCACTGCCGTACGTGGCCTATGTCAGCGCCGCCTACCGCCCGGACATCATCAACGAGCTGTGCCAGTTCTTCCTCGACCACCGCGTCGAGCTCGAAGCCATGACCTGCGACACCTACCTGGCGCCGCAAACCGGCAGCAGCATGCTCAACGCCCAGTTCACCGTGATCCTGCCGGCCGGCACCCAGATCAGCTGGCTGCGCGACCAGTTCCTGGACTTTGCCGACGCCCTGAACCTGGACGCGCTGATCGAGCCGTGGCGCCCACAAAACCCAGTTTAA
- a CDS encoding peroxiredoxin, with the protein MAVALDQPVADFQAQATSGQTVNLSELKGRQVVVYFYPKDSTPGCTTEGQGFRDQHEAFAAANTVVFGVSRDGIKSHENFKAKQGFPFELISDKDEALCQLFDVIKLKKLYGKEYMGVDRSTFLIDKDGVLRQEWRGVKVPGHVDAVLAAAQALNKA; encoded by the coding sequence ATGGCTGTAGCACTCGACCAACCGGTTGCCGACTTCCAGGCCCAGGCCACCAGCGGGCAGACTGTAAACCTGAGCGAGCTCAAGGGCCGCCAGGTGGTGGTGTACTTCTACCCGAAGGACAGCACCCCGGGCTGCACCACCGAGGGCCAGGGCTTCCGTGACCAGCACGAGGCCTTTGCTGCGGCCAACACCGTGGTGTTCGGCGTATCGCGCGATGGCATCAAGTCGCACGAGAACTTCAAGGCCAAGCAGGGCTTCCCGTTCGAGCTGATCAGCGACAAGGACGAGGCACTGTGCCAGCTGTTTGACGTGATCAAGCTGAAGAAGCTGTATGGCAAGGAATACATGGGTGTGGACCGCAGCACCTTTTTGATCGACAAGGACGGGGTGCTGCGCCAGGAATGGCGTGGGGTGAAGGTGCCGGGGCATGTGGATGCGGTGCTGGCGGCGGCTCAGGCCCTGAACAAGGCTTGA
- a CDS encoding AI-2E family transporter — translation MFKVLRDWMQRYFSDEEAVVLAVLLFLAFTVVLTLGGMLAPVLAGMVLAFLMQGLVNALERLKVPTRLAVALVFALFMGALALFMLVLVPLLWHQLITLFNELPGMLGKWQSLLLLLPERYPHLVSDEQVLHAIESVRGEIGKFGQWALTFSLSSLPLLVNAMIYLVLVPILVFFFLKDRELIGRWVSGYLPRQRTLINRVGSEMNRQIANYIRGKGIEILICGIATYIAFISLGLNYAALLALLVGLSVVVPYVGAVVVTVPVTLIALFQWGWGDQFIYLMTVYAIIQALDGNVLVPLLFSEAVSLHPVAIICAVLLFGGLWGFWGIFFAIPLATLIKAVLDAWPRQEASVAPML, via the coding sequence ATGTTCAAAGTGCTTCGCGACTGGATGCAGCGCTACTTCTCTGATGAAGAAGCGGTGGTGCTGGCGGTGCTGCTGTTTCTGGCGTTTACCGTGGTGCTCACCCTGGGCGGCATGCTGGCGCCGGTGTTGGCGGGCATGGTGCTGGCGTTTCTGATGCAGGGGCTGGTCAACGCCCTGGAGCGGCTTAAGGTGCCCACGCGCCTGGCCGTGGCGCTGGTGTTCGCGCTGTTCATGGGGGCCTTGGCGCTGTTCATGCTGGTGTTGGTGCCGCTGCTGTGGCACCAGTTGATCACCTTGTTCAATGAGCTGCCCGGCATGCTGGGCAAGTGGCAGTCGCTGCTGTTGCTGCTTCCGGAGCGCTATCCGCACCTGGTATCGGACGAGCAGGTTTTGCACGCCATCGAGTCGGTACGTGGCGAGATCGGCAAATTTGGCCAGTGGGCGCTGACGTTCTCGCTGTCGAGCCTGCCGCTGTTGGTCAATGCCATGATCTACCTGGTGCTGGTGCCGATCCTGGTGTTCTTCTTCCTCAAGGACCGTGAATTGATCGGCCGTTGGGTCAGCGGTTACCTGCCGCGTCAGCGCACGTTGATCAACCGGGTCGGCAGCGAAATGAACCGGCAGATTGCCAACTACATTCGTGGCAAGGGCATCGAGATCCTGATTTGCGGCATTGCCACCTACATTGCATTCATCAGCCTGGGGCTGAACTACGCCGCGTTGCTGGCGCTGCTGGTGGGCTTGTCGGTGGTGGTGCCGTATGTGGGGGCCGTGGTGGTCACGGTGCCGGTGACGCTGATTGCGCTGTTCCAGTGGGGCTGGGGTGATCAGTTCATCTACCTGATGACGGTGTACGCGATCATTCAGGCGCTGGACGGCAACGTGCTGGTGCCGCTGCTGTTCTCCGAGGCGGTAAGCCTGCACCCGGTGGCGATTATTTGCGCGGTGTTGCTGTTTGGCGGGCTTTGGGGGTTCTGGGGGATTTTCTTTGCGATCCCGCTGGCGACGCTGATCAAGGCGGTGCTGGATGCCTGGCCGCGGCAGGAGGCGAGTGTGGCGCCGATGCTGTAA
- a CDS encoding sulfurtransferase TusA family protein has protein sequence MSDTLTCDAELDASGLNCPLPLLKAKMELNRLASGAVLKVIATDAGSQRDFRTFAKLAGHTLLHETAEAGTFTYWLRKA, from the coding sequence ATGAGTGACACCCTGACCTGCGACGCCGAACTCGACGCCAGCGGGCTGAATTGCCCACTGCCTTTGCTCAAGGCAAAGATGGAGCTCAACCGCCTGGCCAGCGGCGCGGTGCTCAAGGTGATTGCCACGGATGCCGGCTCCCAGCGCGACTTCCGCACTTTTGCCAAGCTGGCCGGTCATACGCTGCTGCATGAAACGGCCGAGGCCGGTACCTTCACCTACTGGCTGCGCAAGGCCTGA